The following proteins come from a genomic window of Maniola hyperantus chromosome 8, iAphHyp1.2, whole genome shotgun sequence:
- the LOC117984223 gene encoding protein argonaute-2-like, whose amino-acid sequence MAKGGKKKNKQADKGELGLGSLSLAEGEPSATQEQPEPSTSQDTKKEVESVPEKKEEVKEEGSEGLGLGLGGGKKKQRKGAVEAAKKDDSDTKKAESEPEKVESVPEKKEEVKEEGSEGLGLGLGGGKKKQRKGAVEAAKKDDSDTKKAESEPEKVESVPEKKEEAKEEEPEGLGLGLGGGKKKPRKKKPAAAAAAPTPVVAAPAASTPTLGPPPVVVKPPETVTAPIPELKKESPPPGTGRGWGAPWSAPAHQTPPAAFVPQQAPIQPQVAAPPAFVQQARPSAGRGRGQQPYDSKISVISSSQSSVSSTSSRSSTAVACRFQIPAKVPGGKVPAHKIKVVTNYLEMKIQPIKVNRYDVAIKPDRPKKFLPKVFAAAKAIKFPNQFIAFDQRKNCYALTPLVKPNEERCTINVEILDDNDAKMAFEVSLKLTGVVDLGTIINHMKNQGSSLNTPMEAIQCVDVILQQGTLENYVKAGRQFFKRPRNPIDLFDGLEMWTGLFQSAIFTSRAFINIDVAHKGFPKQQSLVDALVKDFRLDPSRPLDRQRGFEAFQHFIKGLRVKANIGGAGAKQREFICNGVVDPPSRISFQLTDHDGRPTKEITVAKYFEIEKKCRIKYPNLNCMWVGPKDKNIYYPMELLDVVYGQALNKQLNERQLSTMVRQAATPPSERLEKIKEVIRDMNYSASPCFKHFKMEIDNQFLQVDAKILEAPKIDVGTGRPIDPRRGVWQASRLLKPSALESWGFIVVEANANECNCDGIIQLLLKVGRQMGMAVNSPAFTNFNVTQQDLRNVLLTAQERKLNFMFIIVSGRDKDAYHKIKRKAELEVGILTQCIKEMTASRRMNEQTIRNILLKVNSKLMGINQALDNRSLPPCLRSGGVMVVGADVTHPSPDQMSVPSIAAVTASLDSKCFIYNIEMSVQTPKHEIIVDFENMMFDHLKVYKSHQNALPRKIFVFRDGVSEGQFAQVMNSELVAVQRAYARLDQVNKPEILFLLVQKRHHTRFFMGDKNPQNVEPGTVVDTHIVHPKELDFYLVSHQAIKGTARPTRYHAICNDGNIPSDEVEQLTYYLCHLYSRCTRSVSYPTPTYYAHLACFRAKSLTHGDRYNNVDLEKQPQRLRVLDRMLRCSRMFFV is encoded by the exons ATGGCAAAAG gaggcaagaaaaaaaataaacaagctGATAAGGGGGAACTTGGTTTGGGGTCATTATCTCTGGCGGAAGGAGAACCTTCCGCTACTCAAGAACAACCAGAGCCTTCTACATCCCAAGATACGAAAAAAGAGGTCGAATCTGTGCCTGAAAAAAAAGAGGAAGTAAAAGAAGAAGGAAGTGAAGGGCTTGGACTGGGTTTAGGTGGAGGAAAAAAGAAGCAGCGTAAAGGAGCAGTTGAGGCTGCAAAAAAAGATGACTCTGATACGAAAAAGGCTGAATCGGAACCTGAAAAGGTCGAATCTGTACCTGAAAAAAAAGAGGAAGTAAAAGAAGAAGGAAGTGAAGGGCTTGGACTGGGTTTAGGTGGAGGAAAAAAGAAGCAGCGTAAAGGAGCAGTTGAGGCTGCAAAAAAAGATGACTCTGATACGAAAAAGGCTGAATCGGAACCTGAAAAGGTCGAATCTGTACCTGAAAAAAAAGAGGAAGCAAAGGAAGAAGAACCGGAAGGGCTTGGACTGGGTTTAGGTGGAGGGAAAAAGAAGCCGCGTAAAAAGAAGCCTGCTGCAGCGGCCGCTGCTCCTACACCCGTTGTTGCTGCACCAGCTGCTTCTACTCCAACATTGGGTCCGCCACCTGTGGTCGTTAAGCCGCCCGAAACAGTGACGGCCCCCATACCAGAACTAAAGAAGGAATCACCACCACCAGGTACAGGTAGAGGTTGGGGCGCTCCATGGTCTGCTCCAGCTCATCAAACTCCCCCAGCAGCCTTTGTTCCTCAGCAAGCTCCTATCCAACCCCAAGTTGCTGCTCCACCGGCCTTTGTACAACAGGCACGCCCTTCCGCTGGCCGAGGCCGAGGTCAGCAACCTTATGACTCAAAAATATCGGTGATAAGTAGTTCACAATCGTCTGTATCTTCTACATCTTCTAGAAGCTCGACAGCTGTAGCTTGCCGCTTTCAAATACCTGCTAAAGTACCTGGTGGAAAAGTACCAGCTCATAAAATCAAAGTCGTGACCAATTATTTGGAGATGAAAATACAACCTATAAAAGTG aACCGTTATGACGTCGCGATTAAACCAGACCGACCCAAAAAATTTCTGCCCAAGGTTTTTGCTGCCGCAAAGGCCATTAAATTTCCGAATCAATTTATTGCATTTGACCAAAGGAAGAACTGCTACGCGCTGACACCATTAGTCAAACCCAATGAAGAGCGTTGTACGATAAAT GTTGAAATTTTAGATGATAACGATGCAAAAATGGCTTTTGAAGTAAGCTTGAAATTGACTGGAGTGGTTGACCTAGGGAccattattaa CCACATGAAAAACCAAGGCTCATCATTGAATACACCAATGGAGGCAATTCAGTGTGTTGATGTGATTTTACAGCAAGGAACCTTAGAAAACTACGTGAAA GCGGGCCGTCAATTCTTCAAACGGCCCCGAAATCCGATAGACTTGTTCGACGGTTTGGAAATGTGGACTGGACTCTTCCAATCTGCTATATTCACTTCCAGAGCTTTTATCAACATTGATG TGGCTCATAAGGGATTCCCTAAGCAACAGAGTTTGGTCGATGCACTTGTAAAGGATTTCCGTTTAGATCCAAGCAGACCCCTAGATCGACAAAGGGGCTTCGAAGCGTTCCAGCATTTTATCAAGGGGTTAAGG GTAAAAGCTAACATTGGCGGCGCTGGCGCTAAGCAACGCGAGTTCATATGCAATGGTGTAGTGGACCCTCCGAGCAGGATCTCTTTCCAACTGACCGACCATGACGGGAGACCAACTAAAGAGATCACTGTTGCCAAGTACTTTGAGATAGAAAAGAAATGCAG AATAAAGTACCCGAACTTGAACTGTATGTGGGTGGGTCCTAAAGACAAGAATATTTACTATCCTATGGAGTTACTGGACGTGGTCTATGGTCAG GCGTTGAATAAACAACTGAACGAGCGGCAGCTTTCGACGATGGTCCGTCAGGCGGCCACACCGCCCAGCGAGCGACTCGAAAAAATCAAGGAGGTCATACGAGAC ATGAATTACTCCGCAAGTCCGTGCTTTAAACACTTTAAAATGGAGATTGACAATCAATTCTTACAAGTGGATGCGAAAATTTTGGAAGCACCCAAAATAGACGTTGGAACCGGAAGGCCCATTGATCCAAG GAGAGGAGTGTGGCAAGCCAGCCGTCTCCTGAAACCGAGCGCGCTCGAATCGTGGGGATTCATCGTGGTGGAAGCTAATGCCAACGAGTGCAACTGCGATGGCATAATACAATTG CTTCTGAAAGTGGGCCGTCAAATGGGCATGGCAGTCAACTCGCCCGCCTTCACGAACTTCAACGTGACCCAGCAGGATCTTCGGAACGTTCTGCTCACAGCGCAAGAGAGGAAACTCAACTTTATGTTCATTATTGTCTCTGGTAGAGACAAGGACGCATACCATAAG ATAAAACGCAAGGCAGAGTTGGAGGTCGGCATTTTGACTCAATGCATTAAGGAGATGACAGCCTCTAGACGTATGAACGAACAGACTATACGCAACATTTTGTTGaag GTGAATTCCAAGTTGATGGGGATCAACCAAGCCTTGGACAATCGCAGCTTGCCGCCGTGCCTGAGGAGTGGTGGCGTTATGGTTGTGGGGGCTGACGTCACTCACCCTTCGCCTGATCAG ATGAGTGTTCCAAGTATCGCCGCTGTGACAGCTTCGCTCGATTCCAAATGTTTCATCTACAATATTGAAATGAGTGTACAGACACCAAAG CATGAAATTATCGTCGATTTTGAAAACATGATGTTCGACCACCTGAAAGTTTATAAGAGTCATCAGAATGCGTTGCCGCGGAAGATATTCGTGTTCCGCGACGGAGTGTCTGAGGGACAATTCGCTCAG GTAATGAACAGCGAACTAGTGGCAGTGCAGCGCGCGTACGCTCGGCTCGACCAAGTCAATAAGCCGGAGATATTGTTCCTGCTCGTACAGAAGAGGCATCATACGCG GTTCTTCATGGGTGATAAAAATCCGCAAAACGTTGAACCGGGTACGGTGGTCGATACACATATTGTGCACCCTAAGGAATTGGACTTTTACTTg GTGTCTCACCAAGCTATAAAAGGCACAGCCCGTCCGACACGGTACCACGCCATTTGCAACGACGGCAACATACCGTCCGACGAGGTGGAACAGCTGACCTACTACCTGTGCCACTTGTACTCGCGCTGCACTCGCTCCGTCTCCTACCCCACTCCGACCTACTACGCGCATCTGGCCTGTTTCCGCGCCAAGTCGCTCACTCA CGGCGATCGTTACAACAATGTGGATCTGGAAAAGCAACCACAAAGACTTCGCGTGTTGGATCGCATGCTAAGGTGCAGCCGTATGTTCTTTGTGTAA
- the LOC117984567 gene encoding facilitated trehalose transporter Tret1-like, with translation MEPSCELNKLPPNSTKSPRIYLLRQIFVCSGVTSYFFISGLFFGAPTVFVPQIRKEANSTEIISMEMMSWLTSISNYGSLPWAIIFPIIAVRFGRKIPYAVTWVNTMVCVSLFYFSSSTTELLISGFLQGIIFTVLFSISIMVLTEYTSPKYRGILITFKAATFYWGVWISNAIGTFFHWKNISILIFICCIYNITVLFWPESPLWLATKGRFDECAKCHRWLKGRDENSEEELKQLISLQQDNLKRKKEYHGDNQKNSINRMYHTIKSKQFHKPLMYSILAMCLYHFSGKMACTGYVLQIIQTISVKKSTAYAGMLVLDGITVLGMYVGVFLTKFLNRRTLLLGSSVIGITFLFMLSLYLYLIHLRVILENEYLTIFLIMGYSVSMSCGPMIMSMCFSSELTPLKGRSLFLSIFTLSVNIIMGMNLQIFPFIFKYFDSHGAFLFYALMSTMFTFILHKILPETKGKTIQEIEKCFSDVDIVLEEESALVNLDIRKANS, from the exons atggaaCCATCTTGTGAGTTAAATAAATTACCACCAAATTCAACGAAGTCTCCAAGGATTTACTTACTTAGACAG ATATTCGTATGCAGTGGAGTGACATCATACTTTTTCATTAGCGGGCTATTTTTTGGTGCTCCTACAGTTTTTGTACCGCAGATACGAAAAGAAGCAAATTCTACCGAAATTATTAGCATGGAAATGATGTCTTGGTTGA CGTCTATTTCTAATTATGGGTCTCTACCATGGGCGATAATTTTTCCTATAATTGCTGTTCGATTTGGGAGAAAAATACCATATGCTGTTACATGGGTGAATACGATGGTTTGCGTGTCATTGTTTTACTTTAGTTCAAGTACTACTGAACTTTTAATAAGTGGGTTTTTACAAGGAATAATCTTCACGGTACTTTTCTCAATATCAATCATGGTACTCACTGAATACACATCCCCTAAGTATAGAGGAATACTTATTACTTTTAAGGCTGCAACATTTTATTGGGGTGTCTGGATCTCTAACGCCATCGGAACCTTCTTTCACTGgaaaaatattagtatattgATTTTTATATGTTGCATCTATAATATAACTGTACTATTTTGGCCTGAGTCACCTCTATGGTTAGCAACTAAAGGACGGTTTGATGAGTGTGCAAAATGTCATCGTTGGCTCAAAGGAAGAGACGAAAATTCTGAAGAAGAACTTAAGCAACTCATATCTTTGCAGCAAGATAATCTAAAACGAAAGAAAGAATATCACGGAGACAATCAGAAGAACAGCATCAATAGAATGTATCACACAATCAAATCAAAACAATTTCATAAACCACTAATGTACTCCATACTTGCTATGTGCCTTTATCATTTTTCAGGGAAGATGGCTTGTACTGGATATGTATTACAGATTATTCAAACAATATCAGTAAAAAAATCAACGGCATATGCAGGAATGCTTGTATTAGACGGAATTACTGTTCTTGGAATGTATGTAGGAGTCTTTCTTACCAAGTTTCTTAATCGCCGTACATTGTTGTTAGGATCATCAGTTATAGGAATAACGTTTTTGTTTATGTtatcattatatttatatttaatacattTAAGGGTTATATTAGAAAATGAATATTTAACTATATTTCTCATAATGGGATATTCTGTAAGCATGAGTTGCGGTCCTATGATTATGTCTATGTGTTTTTCTAGTGAATTAACACCATTAAAGGGaagaagtttatttttatccattttCACATTATCAGTTAACATCATTATGGGTATGAATTTACAaatttttccatttatttttaaatattttgattcGCATGGAGCATTTCTTTTCTATGCTCTAATGTCGACAATGTTCACTTTCATATTACACAAGATCTTACCTGAGACAAAAGGTAAAACTATTCAAGAAATAGAGAAATGTTTTTCGGATGTAGACATTGTGCTAGAAGAAGAAAGTGCATTGGTAAATTTAGATATTCGTAAAGCGAATAGTtag